Proteins encoded in a region of the Lepeophtheirus salmonis chromosome 6, UVic_Lsal_1.4, whole genome shotgun sequence genome:
- the LOC121119325 gene encoding uncharacterized protein — protein MAQKATLLLIIVLIGSLKVCSARFARQNLPINIDVDEDIPNDAKSLPKELLAKLEKGEIVDTIVVRDDNSEQVINLRIDEEAESADPIPLNPEEEQKIIKELIKELPRSLSDNTLTDIPAETTGNLEFLTIHDRSKSNRKIEDIDGKIFLTRDALPGKETDDGVRCIPKVMQIEQTIYERGMKCHHSYQKKCHMTYITDYASTTQKKCETTFKKNCHITFKPTPFTEKVDICHTPIVRECGNETQGPDICTTQYEDNCETKYKTYELEQDEPKCEMVEETRCKNVTVELFHIEQEEGAEGPSPFAVREKCEQWPVQKCELDTTTVKKSSSRDILSQDSQRSLRSK, from the exons ATGGCTCAAAAAGCTACTCTTCTACTT ATTATAGTTCTCATCGGATCATTAAAAGTTTGTTCAGCACGATTTGCAAGACAAAATTTACCTATTAATATCGATGTTGATGAAGATATACCCAACGATGCAAAATCTCTACCCAAAGAGCTTCTAGCCAAGTTGGAAAAGGGTGAAATCGTAGACACGATCGTTGTGAGAGATGATAATAGTGAACAAGTGATCAATCTACGAATTGACGAGGAAGCAGAGAGTGCGGATCCCATTCCCCTTAATCCTGAAGAGGAACAAAAGATcattaaagaattaataaagGAGTTACCTAGAAGCCTTTCTGACAACACTTTGACGGATATTCCTGCAGAAACAACTGGGAACTTGGAGTTTTTAACAATTCATGATAGATCAAAGAGTAATAGAAAAATTGAGGATattgatggaaaaatatttttaactagaGATGCTCTCCCAGGAAAGGAAACAGACGATGGCGTTAGATGTATACCCAAAGTCATGCag atTGAACAGACCATATATGAACGTGGAATGAAATGTCATCACAGCTATCAGAAGAAATGCCATATGACCTATATCACAGATTATGCCTCAACAACTCAAAAAAAGTGTGAAACCACTTTCAAGAAAAATTGTCATATCACCTTTAAACCCACG CCTTTTACGGAGAAAGTAGATATTTGCCATACCCCTATTGTGCGTGAATGCGGAAACGAGACCCAAGGGCCCGATATTTGTACCACTCAGTATGAAGATAACTGCGAAACAAAGTACAAGACCTACGAGCTCGAACAGGATGAACCAAAATGTGAAATGGTGGAGGAAACAAGATGCAAAAACGTTACAG TTGAATTGTTCCATATCGAGCAAGAAGAAGGTGCTGAGGGCCCCAGTCCCTTTGCTGTAAGAGAGAAATGTGAACAATGGCCTGTTCAAAAATGCGAATTGGACACGACAACAGTCAAAAAAAGTTCATCCAGAGACATCTTGTCGCAAGATTCCCAGAGAAGTTTGCGTTCCAAATAA
- the Svip gene encoding small VCP/p97-interacting protein — MGNCFEATSRPDEDGPSPDEMRQRQAEAAERRIKQEESRGLKDPESYKRKLMEKEKRENTAQNTSGEGGLKWTVSN; from the exons ATGGGAAATTGCTTTGAAGCTACTTCCAGACCTGATGAGGATGGACCGAGTCCA GATGAAATGCGGCAAAGACAAGCCGAAGCCGCTGAGAGGAGGATAAAACAGGAAGAATCAAGGGGGCTTAAGGATCCTGAAAGCTATAAAAGGAAATTGATGGAAAAGGAGAAGCGAGAGAATACTGCACAAAATACATCTGGAGAAGGCGGACTaaag tggACCGTCTCAAACTAA
- the Dus4 gene encoding LOW QUALITY PROTEIN: tRNA-dihydrouridine(20a/20b) synthase [NAD(P)+]-like (The sequence of the model RefSeq protein was modified relative to this genomic sequence to represent the inferred CDS: inserted 1 base in 1 codon): protein MSFFREGELTKMGAPMVRYSKLPFRRLILSHGADVAFSPMILADSFVSSSEARDNEFTSDPKEDHPLVVQFAANKVQDFVDASVLVAPYAEGVDLNCGCPQSWAXKEGIGASLLQKPEFICDVVKSTKSVIPYPDFSVSVKIRLHRDKRRTIDLCKAVENSGVDFITVHGRTKDQHSDPVDLEGVKMIKDALSIPVVANGDIKSLDDAYRVREVTGVDGVMAARGLLENPAMYAGFDITPAKCILDWLKISLEVGTPFQTFHHHLSYMLERSLSRNERKIFNALGSTASVLDYLNDNLRISL from the exons ATGAGTTTTTTCAGAGAAGGAGAACTAACCAAAATGGGTGCTCCCATGGTTCGCTACTCCAAACTTCCGTTTCGAAGATTGATTCTTAGCCATGGCGCAGATGTTGCATTTAGTCCCATGATTCTCGCTGATTCTTTTGTATCCTCCTCTGAGGCGAGAGATAACGAATTCACCTCTGATCCTAAAGAGGATCATCCTCTTGTTGTCCAATTTGCAGCAAATAAGGTCCAAGACTTTGTGGACGCCTCAGTCCTCGTGGCTCCCTATGCGGAAGGAGTGGATCTCAACTGTGGATGTCCTCAGTCGTGGG CTAAAGAAGGTATCGGTGCATCACTTCTTCAGAAACCAGAATTTATCTGTGATGTTGTCAAATCCACGAAAAGTGTTATCCCTTACCCAGATTTCTCTGTCAGTGTCAAAATCAGACTTCATAGGGACAAAAGACGAACCATTGATCTTTGCAAAG cGGTTGAAAACTCTGGTGTTGATTTCATCACTGTACATGGTCGCACAAAGGATCAACACTCGGACCCAGTTGATTTAGAAGGAGTTAAAATGATAAAGGATGCTTTGTCCATCCCTGTCGTAGCGAATGGTGATATCAAATCCCTAGATGATGCATATCGTGTTAGGGAAGTAACTGGAGTGGATGGAGTCATGGCTGCTCGTGGATTATTAGAAAATCCAGCCATGTATGCTGGTTTTGATATCACTCCTGCAAAGTGTATTTTGGATTGGCTCAAGATTTCTCTCGAGGTTGGAACTCCTTTTCAAACTTTTCATCATCACTTGAGTTATATGCTAGAACGATCCCTTTCGAGGAATgagaggaaaatatttaatgctcTAGGATCCACTGCTAGCGTCTtagattatttaaatgataatttacgTATAAGTCTTTGA
- the RpL9 gene encoding large ribosomal subunit protein uL6, which translates to MKVINTHQIVTVPEGVTCSVKSRTITVTGVRGKLVKSFKHLAVDIFMPNKKTLRVEKWFGKRKELAAVRTVCSHISNMFKGVTYGYKYKMRAVYAHFPINCSITETGTLVEVRNFLGEKYIRKVRMAEGVKCENSKEQKDELILTGNSIEAVSQSAALIQQSTTVKNKDIRKFLDGLYVSEKTTVVAMEE; encoded by the exons ATGAAGGTAATCAACACGCATCAAATCGTCACAGTCCCAGAGGGAGTGACATGTAGCGTAAAATCCCGCACTATCACCGTTACTGGAGTTCGTGGAAAACTCGTTAAATCATTCAAGCACTTGGCTGTGGATATCTTCATGCCCAATAAGAAGACTCTTCGCGTTGAGAAATGGTTTGGTAAGAGGAAGGAACTCGCTGCAGTCCGAACCGTGTGCTCTCACATCTCCAACATGTTCAAGGGAGTGACATAC GGATACAAATATAAGATGAGAGCTGTATACGCTCATTTCCCAATCAATTGTTCCATCACCGAAACTGGTACATTAGTTGAAGTTCGTAACTTTTTGGGTGAAAAATACATCCGGAAGGTTCGCATGGCTGAAGGTGTCAAATGTGAAAACTCCAAAGAACAAAAAGATGAATTGATCCTTACTGGCAACTCCATTGAAGCTGTCTCTCAGTCAGCCGCTTTGATCCAACAATCTACAACTGTTAAAAATAAGGACATCAGAAAGTTCTTGGACGGGTTGTACGTCTCTGAGAAAACAACGGTTGTTGCCATGGAGGAATAA